A single region of the Demequina sp. genome encodes:
- a CDS encoding AI-2E family transporter, which yields MSADTPASEEPEVPTEVARAARLWAGDKKYAEPEYAGWANHFTWVVLRKTVAVAALTTLAVLAIVQARGLVGMLIISTFFALAIIPGVNTLTAKYHMKRGAAVGIVYLIALVALILLVLVLIPAIVKFAEAVQSNIAGWIDDLNAWTTATFGGEAVSSESAQQHADEFLNSLAAWGSSVFGLVTSGIGFIFDFFTIAAFTFYIAAGFPNIRRAVAARMNPDRQRVFAWITDQSIEQTGGYFYSRLLLMAVNGGLGFTVMVILGMPLVYAMPMALFMGFVSEFIPMIGTYIGAIIPILLILAVQGLVPAVIFLVWIIIYQQLENYWLSPRFSSKTMELNGAVAFGAALFGGAVAGPMGAFMALPVAALVTAVVKNAGKTYTVVVDDLDGPELSLGSDEPTRTREHPRWQVWRR from the coding sequence ATGAGCGCTGACACCCCGGCGTCTGAAGAGCCAGAGGTCCCCACGGAGGTTGCGCGGGCTGCACGGTTGTGGGCCGGCGACAAGAAGTACGCCGAGCCCGAGTACGCGGGATGGGCCAACCACTTCACGTGGGTGGTGCTCCGCAAGACCGTGGCCGTTGCCGCCTTGACGACCCTCGCGGTGCTGGCGATCGTGCAGGCCCGCGGGCTCGTGGGGATGCTCATCATCTCCACGTTCTTCGCGCTCGCCATCATCCCCGGCGTCAACACGCTGACCGCGAAGTACCACATGAAGCGCGGGGCGGCCGTGGGGATCGTCTACCTCATCGCCCTCGTCGCGCTGATACTGCTCGTTCTGGTGCTGATTCCCGCGATCGTGAAGTTCGCCGAGGCGGTGCAGAGCAACATCGCGGGGTGGATCGACGACCTCAACGCCTGGACCACCGCCACGTTCGGCGGGGAGGCCGTGTCGAGCGAGAGCGCCCAGCAGCACGCCGACGAGTTCCTCAACTCTCTCGCCGCGTGGGGCTCGAGCGTGTTTGGACTGGTGACGAGCGGTATCGGCTTCATCTTTGACTTCTTCACGATCGCCGCGTTCACGTTCTACATCGCGGCGGGCTTCCCGAACATCCGCAGGGCGGTCGCGGCCCGCATGAACCCAGACCGCCAGCGCGTCTTCGCGTGGATCACCGACCAGTCGATCGAGCAGACGGGCGGGTACTTCTACTCTCGCCTGCTGCTCATGGCCGTCAACGGCGGCCTCGGCTTCACGGTGATGGTCATCCTGGGGATGCCGCTCGTGTACGCCATGCCGATGGCGCTGTTCATGGGCTTCGTGAGCGAGTTCATCCCCATGATCGGCACGTACATCGGGGCGATCATCCCGATCCTCTTGATTCTCGCGGTCCAGGGGCTCGTCCCGGCAGTCATCTTCCTCGTGTGGATCATCATCTACCAGCAGCTCGAGAACTACTGGCTCAGCCCACGCTTCTCCTCGAAGACCATGGAGCTGAACGGTGCCGTGGCGTTCGGCGCCGCGCTCTTCGGCGGTGCGGTCGCGGGCCCCATGGGCGCGTTCATGGCGCTCCCCGTGGCCGCGCTCGTCACGGCGGTCGTCAAGAACGCGGGAAAGACCTACACGGTCGTCGTCGACGACCTCGACGGCCCCGAGCTGTCTCTTGGCAGCGACGAGCCAACCCGGACACGGGAGCACCCGCGCTGGCAGGTCTGGCGCCGGTAG
- a CDS encoding FKBP-type peptidyl-prolyl cis-trans isomerase, whose product MKTKLSVSLAAAALAALVLAGCSSAGGDASPSPSASDDTEALQAAADAALETVSWDEDADGVPTLTFAQPFNVGTTATRMISDGDGAQIKEGDVVTLDYTVSSGEDGSVSYSTYTGSTPEAVSLIEGQIDPLLIDLLVGAHVGADFLYAAVDSSTSPTTSVIMAVTVAGTVTPLDRASGTAVTPEEGLPVVTLADNGAPSVEIPKTDPPKDLVAQTLIKGDGDTVEEGDNITVHYSGWLWDGGTQFDSSWDRGTPFTTTLTTSSLIEGWVKGLAGQTVGSQVLLVIPSDLGYGDDDSSDGSIPGGSTLVFVVDILAVS is encoded by the coding sequence GTGAAGACCAAGTTGTCCGTTTCCCTTGCCGCGGCCGCCCTCGCGGCCCTCGTGCTCGCAGGCTGCTCCTCGGCGGGCGGCGACGCCTCGCCCTCGCCGAGCGCGTCCGATGACACCGAGGCCCTGCAGGCCGCGGCTGACGCCGCTCTCGAGACCGTGAGCTGGGACGAGGACGCCGACGGCGTTCCCACCTTGACCTTCGCCCAGCCCTTCAACGTGGGCACCACCGCCACGCGCATGATCTCCGACGGAGACGGTGCGCAGATCAAGGAGGGCGACGTCGTCACCCTTGACTACACGGTGTCCTCCGGCGAAGACGGCTCGGTGAGCTACTCGACCTACACGGGCTCGACTCCCGAGGCTGTGTCGCTCATCGAGGGCCAGATCGACCCGCTGCTGATCGACCTGCTGGTGGGCGCGCACGTTGGTGCCGACTTCCTCTACGCGGCAGTTGACAGCTCCACCTCTCCCACGACGTCGGTCATCATGGCCGTCACCGTCGCGGGCACCGTGACGCCCCTCGACCGCGCGTCCGGCACCGCCGTGACCCCCGAGGAGGGCCTCCCCGTCGTGACCCTCGCCGACAACGGCGCGCCTTCGGTGGAGATCCCCAAGACGGATCCGCCCAAGGACCTCGTGGCGCAGACCCTCATCAAGGGCGACGGCGACACCGTCGAGGAGGGCGACAACATCACCGTCCACTACAGCGGCTGGCTGTGGGATGGCGGCACCCAGTTCGACTCGTCGTGGGACCGCGGCACGCCGTTCACCACGACCCTTACGACCTCGTCGCTCATCGAAGGCTGGGTCAAGGGACTCGCGGGCCAGACCGTCGGCTCGCAGGTGCTGCTCGTCATCCCGTCGGACCTTGGCTACGGCGACGACGACTCCTCGGACGGCTCGATCCCCGGTGGATCCACGCTCGTCTTCGTGGTCGACATCCTCGCGGTGTCCTAA
- a CDS encoding 6-phospho-beta-glucosidase: MKLAIVGGGSTYTPELIDGFARLRAELPLDEVALVDPDERRLEFVGGMARRMLARAGHPARVVTTTDLVTGVSGADAVLLQLRVGGQEARHEDETWPHEVHCIGQETTGPGGLAKALRTVPVVLRIADAVRAHAKPDAWIVDFTNPVGIVTRALLEHGHRAVGLCNVAIGFQRRFAGMLGAEPDDVRLGHVGLNHLTWERSVTVAGVDRLPGLLRDQLGELSDDVHLAPALLAGLGMVPSYYLRYFYAHDEVLAEQLAEPSRAEAVRAIEEELLAIYADPSADTKPEALERRGGAFYSEAAVELLAAIMGAAHPPRVVNLRNDGLLPFLPDDHVVEVPATFRNGTFVAEPVAPLPDDVAGLIGAVAGYERLALEAAVHGGRERVVRAMAANPLVLQYDRAERLTDLLLAANKRHLEWAR, from the coding sequence ATGAAGCTCGCAATCGTTGGCGGCGGCTCCACCTACACGCCGGAGTTGATCGACGGTTTCGCGCGCCTGCGCGCGGAACTGCCGCTCGACGAGGTTGCGCTCGTGGACCCCGACGAGCGCCGGCTCGAGTTCGTTGGCGGGATGGCGCGAAGGATGCTCGCGCGCGCCGGTCACCCCGCGCGCGTCGTGACCACAACTGACCTTGTAACAGGCGTTTCGGGCGCCGACGCGGTGCTGTTGCAGCTGCGCGTCGGCGGCCAGGAGGCGCGCCACGAGGACGAGACGTGGCCGCACGAGGTGCACTGCATCGGCCAGGAGACAACCGGGCCGGGCGGGCTCGCCAAAGCCCTGCGCACGGTTCCCGTGGTGCTGCGCATCGCCGACGCGGTCCGCGCGCACGCCAAGCCGGACGCGTGGATCGTCGACTTCACCAATCCCGTTGGCATAGTCACCCGCGCGCTGCTCGAGCACGGGCACCGCGCCGTCGGGCTGTGCAACGTGGCCATCGGCTTCCAGCGGCGCTTTGCAGGCATGCTGGGCGCGGAGCCCGACGACGTGCGGCTCGGTCACGTTGGCCTCAACCACCTCACGTGGGAGCGCAGCGTGACCGTTGCCGGCGTCGACCGCCTGCCGGGCCTGCTGCGGGATCAGTTGGGTGAGCTCAGCGACGACGTTCACCTCGCCCCTGCGCTGCTTGCTGGGCTGGGCATGGTGCCGTCGTACTACCTGCGGTACTTCTACGCGCACGACGAGGTGCTCGCCGAGCAGCTCGCCGAGCCTTCGCGCGCGGAGGCCGTTCGCGCCATCGAGGAAGAGCTGCTCGCGATCTACGCGGATCCCAGTGCGGACACCAAGCCCGAGGCGCTAGAGCGCCGCGGCGGCGCTTTCTACTCCGAGGCCGCGGTGGAGCTGCTCGCGGCGATCATGGGCGCCGCCCACCCGCCTCGCGTGGTCAACCTCCGCAACGACGGCCTCCTTCCCTTCCTCCCTGACGACCACGTCGTTGAGGTGCCCGCCACCTTCCGGAACGGCACCTTCGTCGCCGAGCCGGTCGCGCCCCTGCCCGACGACGTGGCCGGGTTGATCGGCGCCGTCGCCGGATACGAGAGGCTCGCGCTCGAAGCCGCCGTTCACGGCGGCCGGGAGCGTGTGGTGCGAGCGATGGCGGCCAACCCCTTGGTGCTGCAGTACGACCGCGCCGAGCGCCTCACGGACCTGCTGCTCGCGGCGAACAAGCGACACCTGGAGTGGGCGAGATGA
- a CDS encoding ROK family protein: MTTPGTPTFLRTHNDRAAFRLFLEHGALSRSQLGELSGLSKPTASQMISRLERIGLIEPVGETAGSRGPNAVSYGVRQASMSGVAISVLADAIEAVVVDPTDAEHPVVEVPTERPGSKRSPESDVAAAIAAACEAANVAESAVRIVAVGVQAAVDSGEDSVSFTDTLPGWPRVGARERIESRTGVSAILENDVNLAAIAERSVRSTRELSSFVYLWLGEGLGVGIDIDGEVQRGAFGGAGEVGYVEVPRSAASLDPDAMDFTDLLGGPAVRRLVGAAEDARLPDALAGLDTNEAALAALADRVALLASPVLAVLDPSAIVIGGPTGLAAGDGLAALVQERIADEPPPKAKPSQVRTHHRVSVHQSLAGGSPVLRGARRLLVTEIRDRLEAAIVVDAPAIG, translated from the coding sequence ATGACAACCCCCGGCACCCCGACGTTCCTGCGCACCCACAACGACCGCGCGGCGTTCCGCCTCTTCCTTGAGCACGGCGCGCTGAGCCGGTCCCAGTTGGGGGAGCTCTCCGGCCTGTCCAAGCCAACGGCGAGCCAGATGATCTCGCGGCTCGAGCGCATCGGGCTCATCGAGCCCGTCGGCGAGACCGCGGGCTCCCGCGGCCCCAATGCCGTGTCCTACGGCGTTCGCCAGGCGAGCATGTCCGGCGTGGCCATCAGCGTGCTCGCGGACGCGATCGAGGCGGTCGTCGTCGACCCTACGGACGCCGAGCATCCGGTTGTCGAGGTGCCAACGGAGCGGCCGGGCTCGAAGCGCTCGCCGGAGTCGGACGTCGCCGCGGCCATCGCCGCCGCGTGCGAGGCTGCCAATGTCGCCGAGTCCGCGGTGCGGATCGTGGCCGTTGGCGTGCAGGCGGCGGTGGACAGCGGCGAGGACTCGGTGTCCTTCACCGACACGCTTCCCGGATGGCCGCGCGTCGGCGCGCGCGAGCGCATCGAGTCTCGCACCGGGGTCTCCGCGATCCTCGAGAACGACGTCAACCTCGCGGCGATAGCCGAGCGCTCTGTGCGCAGCACGCGGGAGCTGTCCAGCTTCGTCTACCTGTGGCTCGGCGAGGGCCTCGGCGTCGGCATCGACATCGATGGCGAGGTGCAGCGCGGGGCGTTCGGCGGCGCGGGCGAGGTGGGCTACGTGGAGGTGCCGCGCTCGGCGGCTTCCCTCGATCCGGACGCGATGGACTTCACGGACCTGCTCGGCGGCCCCGCCGTCCGGCGACTGGTGGGCGCCGCCGAGGACGCGCGGCTGCCGGACGCACTCGCGGGCCTCGACACCAACGAGGCCGCCCTCGCCGCCCTCGCCGACCGCGTAGCGCTGCTCGCCTCTCCCGTGCTCGCGGTGCTGGACCCCTCGGCGATCGTCATCGGCGGGCCCACCGGCCTTGCCGCGGGAGACGGGCTGGCCGCGCTGGTCCAGGAGCGCATCGCCGACGAGCCGCCGCCAAAGGCCAAGCCGTCGCAGGTCCGCACGCACCACCGAGTGTCCGTGCATCAGAGCCTCGCGGGAGGCTCGCCCGTGCTGCGCGGCGCGCGCCGGCTGCTTGTCACCGAGATTCGGGACCGCCTCGAGGCGGCCATCGTCGTCGACGCTCCTGCGATCGGCTGA
- a CDS encoding ATP-binding cassette domain-containing protein yields the protein MSETKPEGSLEARGLVKDFRLRSGFHVTTLHAVQDVSFTLVPGKTVAVVGESGSGKSTVARMIAKLESPTAGQVLLDGSPSPVRGKALTDYRRQVQMVFQDPFASLNPFHTIAHHIERPLRLHNPGLSADEAHARAVELLERVRLTPGEKFMLRRPHELSGGQRQRAAIARALAPGSRFIVADEPVSMLDVSIRLGVLNLLADLQRQDGIGVLYITHDLATARHFSDEILVMRYGQVVERGPADEVILNPQHEYTKALREAAADPDRLGQLRDEVRHASALGSSSGQGAS from the coding sequence GTGAGCGAAACCAAGCCCGAGGGCTCGCTCGAGGCGCGCGGCCTCGTGAAGGACTTCCGCCTGCGCAGCGGCTTCCACGTCACCACGCTCCACGCCGTGCAGGACGTCTCATTCACGCTGGTACCAGGTAAGACGGTGGCCGTGGTGGGCGAGAGCGGCTCGGGCAAGTCAACGGTCGCGCGCATGATCGCCAAGCTTGAGAGCCCGACGGCGGGGCAGGTTCTGCTCGACGGCTCGCCCAGTCCTGTGCGCGGCAAGGCGCTCACCGACTATCGCCGTCAGGTGCAGATGGTCTTCCAGGACCCGTTCGCCTCACTGAACCCGTTCCACACGATCGCCCACCACATCGAGCGCCCCTTGCGGCTGCACAATCCGGGCCTGTCCGCCGATGAGGCGCACGCCCGCGCGGTTGAGCTGCTTGAGCGCGTGCGGCTCACGCCGGGGGAGAAGTTCATGCTGCGGCGGCCGCACGAGCTCTCGGGCGGTCAGCGGCAGCGCGCGGCGATCGCCCGTGCCCTCGCGCCAGGATCGCGGTTCATCGTCGCCGACGAGCCCGTGTCGATGCTCGACGTCTCCATCCGCCTCGGCGTGCTCAACCTGCTCGCCGACCTGCAGCGGCAGGACGGCATCGGGGTGCTGTACATCACGCACGACCTCGCAACCGCGCGGCACTTCTCAGACGAGATCCTCGTGATGCGCTATGGCCAGGTGGTGGAGCGCGGGCCCGCGGACGAGGTCATCCTCAACCCGCAGCACGAATACACGAAGGCGCTGCGAGAGGCCGCCGCCGACCCGGATCGCCTTGGCCAGCTGCGCGACGAGGTGCGCCACGCGAGTGCGCTCGGCAGTTCATCAGGGCAGGGAGCGTCATGA
- a CDS encoding ABC transporter ATP-binding protein: MTQDIVLEATDVSITYAVEPPVHAVKNVSLSLHRGEILGLAGESGCGKTTLAYGLNRLLKAPAVMTSGDVVLHDRSGEDIDVVSLTGDELRRFRWDKVSMVFQGSMNSLSPVLTVRKQLHDVLTTHRPGMSKSERDARAAELLTLVGVDPSRMSSFPHQLSGGMRQRVMIAMALALDPQVMIMDEPTTALDVVVQRGIIREIMRLREELGFAIIFITHDLPLLIEIADRIVVMLEGEIVEEGTAEQIYRNPQSEYTRKLLSSFPSLTGERGGFVRSGGDA, from the coding sequence ATGACGCAAGACATCGTTCTCGAGGCCACGGACGTGTCCATCACCTACGCCGTGGAGCCCCCCGTGCACGCGGTGAAGAACGTCTCGCTGAGCCTGCACCGGGGCGAGATCCTAGGCCTCGCCGGCGAATCCGGCTGCGGAAAGACCACGCTCGCTTACGGCCTCAACCGGCTGCTCAAGGCGCCGGCCGTGATGACGTCCGGCGACGTGGTTCTCCACGACCGCTCGGGCGAGGACATCGACGTGGTGAGCCTCACCGGCGACGAGCTGCGGCGGTTCCGCTGGGACAAGGTGTCGATGGTGTTCCAGGGCTCGATGAACTCGCTGAGCCCCGTGCTGACCGTGCGCAAGCAGCTCCACGACGTCCTCACCACCCACCGCCCCGGCATGAGCAAGAGCGAGCGGGACGCGCGCGCTGCCGAGCTGCTGACGCTCGTCGGCGTGGACCCCTCCCGCATGTCGAGCTTCCCGCACCAGCTCTCCGGCGGCATGCGCCAGCGCGTGATGATCGCGATGGCGCTCGCGCTCGACCCACAGGTCATGATCATGGACGAGCCGACCACCGCGCTCGACGTGGTGGTGCAGCGCGGCATCATCCGCGAGATCATGCGGCTTCGCGAGGAGCTTGGGTTCGCGATCATCTTCATCACCCACGACCTCCCCCTGCTCATCGAGATCGCCGACCGCATCGTCGTGATGCTCGAGGGCGAGATCGTCGAGGAGGGCACCGCGGAGCAGATCTATCGCAACCCGCAATCCGAATACACTCGCAAGCTGCTCTCGAGCTTCCCCAGCCTCACGGGCGAGCGCGGCGGCTTCGTCCGGAGCGGAGGTGACGCGTGA
- a CDS encoding ABC transporter permease yields MVDKTAAEDSRYTPNASPAALEAERITRRDEAEQERVAETVSFAAQRRLRFDAVRHLMPRWSAKLVWGVVIVGLITAFGLIGPYFVQDPHDSDNPALLPPGPGHPLGTTKLGYDVLAQLAWGTRGSLFIGIVAGVVTLILAILFGILAGYFGGMLDELLTLGTNIMLVIPGLPLVMVIAAYFQNTPGLGPLARSSLLIALILGVTSWAGSAVVLRAQAKSLRTREYVAAAKVAGERPMRVIFVEILPNLVPLIAAQFIFGIIFAVLGEAGLSYLGLGPTGSITLGTMLNDAQTGQAVGTGAWWWFVPPGAIIALLGAGLSLINFAIDEVIDPKLRLAPKAARSQRQAERRAAKRTARSAQEGVTA; encoded by the coding sequence GTGGTTGACAAGACAGCGGCTGAGGACAGCAGGTACACCCCCAACGCGAGCCCCGCCGCCCTCGAGGCCGAGCGCATCACCCGGCGCGACGAGGCCGAGCAGGAGCGCGTCGCCGAGACCGTCTCCTTCGCGGCGCAGCGCCGCCTCAGGTTCGACGCTGTTCGCCACCTCATGCCGCGCTGGTCCGCCAAGCTGGTTTGGGGCGTCGTGATCGTTGGCCTCATCACGGCATTCGGCCTGATCGGGCCGTACTTTGTTCAGGACCCGCACGACTCCGACAACCCCGCGCTCCTGCCGCCAGGCCCGGGCCACCCGCTCGGCACCACCAAGCTCGGCTACGACGTGCTCGCCCAACTGGCGTGGGGCACGCGCGGCTCGCTCTTCATCGGCATCGTCGCCGGCGTCGTCACGCTCATCCTCGCGATCCTGTTCGGCATCCTCGCCGGGTACTTCGGCGGCATGCTCGACGAGCTGCTGACGCTCGGCACCAACATCATGCTCGTCATCCCCGGCCTCCCCCTGGTCATGGTGATCGCCGCCTACTTCCAGAACACGCCCGGCCTGGGCCCGCTCGCGCGCAGCTCTTTGCTGATCGCGCTCATCCTCGGCGTCACGAGCTGGGCCGGCTCCGCCGTGGTGCTGCGGGCCCAGGCCAAGTCCCTCCGTACCAGGGAATACGTGGCCGCCGCCAAGGTCGCCGGCGAGCGGCCCATGCGCGTCATCTTCGTGGAGATCCTGCCCAACCTGGTGCCGCTCATCGCCGCGCAGTTCATCTTCGGCATCATCTTCGCGGTCCTTGGCGAGGCCGGACTCTCGTACCTAGGTCTGGGCCCGACGGGGTCGATAACCTTGGGCACGATGCTCAACGATGCACAGACCGGCCAGGCAGTCGGCACCGGCGCCTGGTGGTGGTTCGTTCCGCCGGGCGCGATCATCGCCCTCCTCGGGGCCGGCCTGTCGCTCATCAACTTCGCCATCGACGAGGTCATCGACCCCAAGCTCCGCCTCGCGCCAAAGGCCGCTCGCAGCCAAAGGCAAGCGGAGCGTCGGGCAGCGAAACGCACGGCGCGCTCAGCCCAAGAGGGGGTGACGGCATGA
- a CDS encoding ABC transporter permease, with protein MPFYARRIVFYLITLWATISLNFLLPRLLPGDPAAIMIGKLRRANGGRPLSEETIKSIHAILGTGTGSMWDQYIAYWGRILHGDLGVSSTRYPETVSSLIGSALPWTLALVGTATIISFVLGVGIGAWVGWKRGTWLDHLIPATTLVQSIPYFWLALVLVAVFAVHLGWFPIVGGYDVFEFPDGPELSWPFFVSAVQHAILPIITIVLSSIGGWLLGMRNMMVSTLSEDYVTTAEAKGLRPKHIRGRYAARNAAIPSLAGFGIALGFVVAGSIVMEQVFSYPGLGKLMIQAVQGLDYALMQGVFLVITLAVLAANFSMDLVYGFIDPRVRHSG; from the coding sequence ATGCCGTTCTACGCGCGCCGCATCGTGTTCTACCTGATCACGCTGTGGGCCACGATTTCGCTCAACTTCCTCCTCCCTCGGTTGCTCCCTGGTGACCCCGCCGCGATCATGATCGGCAAGCTGCGCCGTGCAAACGGCGGGCGGCCGCTCAGCGAAGAGACCATCAAGTCCATTCACGCGATCCTCGGCACGGGCACCGGCTCCATGTGGGACCAGTACATCGCGTACTGGGGCCGGATCCTCCACGGAGACCTCGGCGTCTCCTCCACGCGCTATCCCGAGACAGTCTCGAGCCTCATCGGCTCCGCGCTCCCGTGGACGCTCGCCCTGGTCGGCACCGCCACGATCATCTCGTTCGTGCTCGGCGTCGGCATCGGCGCCTGGGTGGGCTGGAAGCGCGGCACGTGGCTCGACCACCTCATCCCAGCGACCACCCTGGTGCAGTCCATCCCGTACTTCTGGCTCGCGCTCGTGCTGGTCGCGGTGTTCGCCGTGCACCTTGGGTGGTTCCCCATCGTTGGGGGGTACGACGTCTTCGAGTTCCCCGACGGCCCCGAGCTGAGTTGGCCGTTCTTTGTCAGCGCGGTCCAGCACGCGATACTCCCCATCATCACCATCGTGCTGTCATCCATCGGCGGCTGGCTGCTCGGCATGCGCAACATGATGGTCTCCACACTGTCAGAGGACTACGTGACCACGGCCGAGGCCAAGGGCCTGCGTCCCAAGCACATCCGCGGCCGCTACGCCGCCCGCAACGCGGCCATCCCCAGCCTCGCAGGCTTCGGCATCGCGCTCGGCTTTGTGGTGGCCGGCTCGATCGTGATGGAGCAGGTCTTCAGCTACCCGGGCCTCGGCAAGCTCATGATCCAGGCGGTCCAGGGGCTCGACTACGCGCTCATGCAGGGCGTATTCCTGGTCATCACCCTCGCGGTGCTCGCCGCGAACTTCAGCATGGACCTCGTCTACGGCTTCATCGACCCGAGGGTGAGGCACAGTGGTTGA
- a CDS encoding ABC transporter substrate-binding protein — translation MSRFTSRVALQVAAGAAALSLLLGGCTNDSASNSDGAVLRVWAGSATPISENFNPFAVDTAVHATFGAIYEPLFFFNQLSSDPPTGLIGDSFTYSEDGKTLTVKIKPGLKWNDGKPLTADDVAFTFGYGSNKSDKLVNTEVTDDTTVVFTYSTPQFTEASLTLGSTWIIPKHVWESITDYMAETNPKPVGSGPYMVQSFSDASYTVVANPNYRDGEPAVKEVQYVGLDSNQSSQDLLTTGKLDWVGQFIANPDSVTASGEIATMNNQQDPTVIITCSNADLGCKGDQTDPAVRQAINAAIDRTAIASKAFAGLPATSNPAFVLLPRDEQWLGDKANGESPQSPDAAKAGQILEAAGYTKGSDGFYGKNGKAIELDLFSPDGWTDYNDAAKLIAEEAASAGIRINARTVSDAEYWTPISNGDFQMALYGLTQSLVADPYSNYSQYFASNGTVKVGESPVTGQNYSRYKNDVVDQAVATAGATQDTATKQAAYAQIQTEIANDLPYIPVVLNASQAFFNVKKFEGWPTDDNLYANPLPYLSVASAVVLTHLKPVSN, via the coding sequence ATGAGCAGATTCACCTCAAGGGTGGCGCTCCAGGTAGCCGCGGGGGCCGCCGCCCTCTCACTGCTGCTTGGCGGCTGCACCAACGACTCAGCCTCAAACTCCGACGGCGCCGTTCTGCGAGTGTGGGCGGGCAGCGCCACCCCCATCAGCGAGAACTTCAACCCCTTCGCCGTGGACACCGCAGTCCACGCGACCTTCGGCGCCATCTATGAGCCGCTGTTCTTCTTCAACCAACTGTCGAGCGACCCGCCAACCGGCCTCATCGGAGACTCGTTTACCTACAGCGAAGACGGCAAGACGCTCACCGTGAAGATCAAGCCGGGCCTCAAGTGGAACGACGGCAAGCCCCTCACGGCGGACGACGTCGCCTTCACCTTCGGCTACGGCTCCAACAAGAGCGACAAGCTCGTGAACACCGAGGTCACGGACGACACCACGGTGGTGTTCACCTATTCGACCCCGCAGTTCACGGAGGCGTCCCTCACGCTGGGCTCCACGTGGATCATCCCCAAGCACGTCTGGGAGTCGATCACCGACTACATGGCGGAGACGAACCCCAAGCCGGTCGGCTCTGGGCCCTACATGGTGCAGTCGTTCTCCGACGCGTCCTACACCGTGGTGGCCAACCCCAACTACCGCGACGGCGAGCCGGCCGTGAAGGAGGTCCAGTACGTGGGCCTCGACTCCAACCAGTCCTCGCAGGACCTGCTCACCACGGGCAAGCTCGACTGGGTGGGTCAGTTCATCGCCAACCCTGACTCGGTGACGGCAAGCGGCGAGATCGCCACCATGAACAACCAGCAGGATCCAACGGTCATCATCACGTGCTCCAACGCCGACCTCGGCTGCAAGGGCGACCAGACGGATCCCGCAGTTCGCCAGGCGATCAACGCGGCGATCGACCGCACGGCCATCGCCTCCAAGGCCTTCGCCGGGCTGCCGGCTACGAGCAACCCAGCATTCGTGCTGCTGCCCCGCGACGAGCAGTGGCTCGGGGACAAGGCGAACGGCGAGAGCCCGCAGTCGCCAGACGCCGCAAAGGCCGGTCAGATCCTCGAGGCCGCCGGCTACACCAAGGGTTCCGATGGCTTCTACGGCAAGAACGGCAAGGCCATCGAGCTTGACCTGTTCTCGCCGGACGGCTGGACCGACTACAACGACGCGGCCAAGCTCATCGCCGAGGAGGCGGCGTCGGCCGGTATTCGCATCAACGCCCGCACCGTCTCCGACGCCGAGTACTGGACGCCAATCTCCAACGGCGACTTCCAGATGGCGCTGTACGGCCTCACCCAGTCGCTCGTAGCAGACCCGTACTCGAACTACAGCCAGTACTTCGCGTCCAACGGCACCGTGAAGGTAGGGGAGAGCCCCGTCACCGGTCAGAACTACTCGCGCTACAAGAACGACGTAGTGGACCAGGCGGTGGCAACAGCCGGCGCCACCCAGGACACGGCGACCAAGCAGGCCGCGTACGCGCAGATTCAGACGGAAATCGCGAACGACTTGCCGTACATTCCGGTTGTGCTCAACGCGTCGCAGGCCTTCTTCAACGTGAAGAAGTTCGAGGGCTGGCCAACGGACGACAACCTGTACGCAAACCCGCTGCCGTACCTCTCGGTGGCATCCGCCGTGGTGCTCACGCACCTCAAGCCCGTCAGTAACTGA
- a CDS encoding GntR family transcriptional regulator has product MLLRIDAESTEPLFAQLAASVRGQIAKGELREGDRLPPARDVASGLGVNLHTVLHAYQALREEGLVDLRRGRGAVVTDAAHAVAQLERDIADLGRRAAGLGMAPATAVELLRAAM; this is encoded by the coding sequence ATGCTCCTGCGCATCGACGCCGAGTCCACCGAGCCGCTCTTCGCCCAGCTGGCGGCGTCCGTGCGGGGACAGATCGCGAAAGGCGAGCTGCGCGAAGGCGACCGTCTGCCGCCCGCCAGGGACGTAGCGTCGGGCCTTGGCGTGAACCTGCACACGGTGCTCCATGCGTACCAGGCACTTCGCGAGGAGGGCCTCGTTGACCTGCGGCGCGGACGCGGCGCCGTGGTGACCGACGCGGCGCACGCCGTGGCGCAGCTCGAGCGCGACATCGCCGACCTCGGCAGGCGCGCGGCGGGCCTCGGCATGGCGCCGGCGACCGCGGTTGAGCTGCTGCGCGCGGCCATGTGA